The following are encoded in a window of Roseimaritima ulvae genomic DNA:
- a CDS encoding DUF1553 domain-containing protein, which translates to MLKLIRTVHFITAPLAVVFLTILCPVSSTASDRDSFEIHVRPMLVAHCIKCHGDTKQEGGLRLTTLEELQLGGDSGPVIVAGKADESLLIEALRYESFEMPPNGPLEDDAVEGIARWIDAGAPWPAGVILKPTEAITDEARDWWCYQPLSDPTVPDVDDPAWCRNEIDRFILARLQSEGLRPAAPAEPRKLARRVHFAVTGLPPEPALVDRVGSEADWYENLIDQLLEQSAYGENQARFWLDLVRYADSDGYNADHSRPEAHHYRDYVIRSFNEDKPYDRFVLEQLAGDEIDPGNRDALIGTMYLRHWIYEYNQRDVEGQWAQILNDVTETTADLFLAQGLKCARCHDHKFDPLLQKDYYALRAFFTPLLPREDQPIADVEARAKYLEQQLAWEQATEEIRNRLHEIEKPELLEHATGQGFDKFTEEIKDLLRSRRKDLTPYEIQIASLTSNQVVEHPEKVTEWLDEEAKAEREELRAKLAEFDHLKPEPLPTLKFVASDVGPIAPPTTIPDAADPSPVPPAFPVILGDDPAEIQPPHPALQSTGRRTALAKWIASEDNPLTARVIVNRVWQQHFGRGLVATTSDFGHLGTPPSHPELLDWLARRFMADGWSLKNLHRLILTSATYRQSSERPMDDTLATLDPQNELLWRMNPRRLSGEEIHDCVVVACGEMGPGKRAVYKTVKRNALDPLLASYDFPDRVESQGERHRTTTAPQSLLMMNSPWVHERAAKMGDNLGAMSYDSLITTAYQRLYFRAPSNTELQQAVEFLEAFQATVEIPDQPEQLAALPDGRPAIALQAEQKTSIQVAQIKSLQDPQAEGDLTIEATVMLDSLYSDASVRTIATNWSGKNTERGWSLGVTSTKSAFKPRNLILQLIGSRDKPDGKPQYEVVASNLRLELNKPYYVAVSIDLDDPSDKGITFYLQDLSKKDAQPQVAQVAHEARWNVQPDRPIMIGGRGSHHHWDGLIHNVRLHQAALSREALLEQQAAESDLLFDIQFADREHWGWDASPHQRHARVGNTQSSSPADRARSALLHALLCSNEVIYID; encoded by the coding sequence ATGCTGAAGTTGATCCGAACCGTCCACTTCATCACCGCTCCCCTTGCGGTCGTGTTTCTGACAATACTATGCCCGGTGTCATCGACGGCTTCCGATCGCGATTCGTTCGAAATCCACGTGCGGCCGATGCTGGTAGCTCACTGCATCAAGTGCCATGGCGACACCAAGCAAGAGGGCGGCCTGCGGCTGACTACGCTCGAAGAATTGCAGCTCGGCGGCGACTCCGGACCGGTGATTGTGGCCGGCAAGGCGGACGAAAGTTTGCTGATCGAGGCATTGCGGTACGAATCGTTTGAGATGCCGCCCAACGGACCGCTCGAAGACGATGCGGTTGAAGGCATCGCACGCTGGATCGATGCCGGGGCCCCTTGGCCGGCCGGAGTGATTCTGAAACCCACCGAAGCGATTACCGACGAGGCCCGCGACTGGTGGTGCTACCAACCGCTCAGCGATCCCACCGTTCCCGACGTCGATGATCCGGCTTGGTGCCGCAACGAAATCGATCGCTTCATTTTGGCTCGCCTGCAAAGTGAAGGGCTGCGGCCGGCAGCGCCTGCGGAGCCACGCAAACTGGCCCGCCGCGTTCATTTTGCCGTCACCGGTCTGCCGCCCGAACCGGCGTTGGTGGACCGCGTGGGCAGTGAAGCGGATTGGTACGAAAACCTGATCGATCAACTGCTGGAGCAATCCGCCTACGGTGAAAACCAAGCTCGCTTCTGGCTCGATCTGGTGCGTTACGCCGATTCCGATGGCTACAACGCCGATCACTCGCGCCCCGAAGCCCATCACTACCGCGACTATGTGATTCGCTCGTTCAACGAAGACAAACCCTACGACCGGTTCGTGCTGGAACAGCTGGCCGGCGATGAAATCGATCCCGGCAATCGCGATGCCCTGATCGGTACGATGTACCTGCGGCATTGGATCTACGAATACAACCAACGCGACGTGGAAGGCCAATGGGCTCAAATCCTGAACGACGTTACGGAAACCACTGCGGACTTATTTCTGGCCCAGGGCCTGAAGTGCGCCCGTTGCCACGACCACAAATTTGATCCGTTGTTGCAGAAAGATTACTACGCGCTGCGAGCGTTTTTCACACCGCTGTTGCCGCGCGAAGATCAACCGATTGCGGATGTCGAAGCTCGCGCCAAGTACTTGGAACAACAGCTTGCCTGGGAACAAGCCACCGAGGAGATCCGCAATCGCTTGCACGAGATCGAAAAGCCGGAGTTGCTGGAGCATGCGACGGGACAGGGCTTCGACAAATTCACCGAGGAAATCAAGGACTTGCTCCGCAGTCGGCGGAAAGACCTGACTCCCTACGAAATTCAAATCGCGTCGCTAACCTCTAACCAAGTGGTTGAGCACCCCGAGAAGGTGACGGAATGGTTAGATGAAGAGGCCAAAGCCGAACGGGAAGAGTTGCGAGCGAAGTTGGCGGAGTTCGATCACTTAAAACCCGAACCATTGCCGACGCTGAAATTTGTGGCCAGCGATGTCGGTCCAATCGCCCCGCCCACCACGATCCCCGACGCGGCCGATCCATCGCCCGTACCGCCAGCCTTCCCGGTCATTTTGGGAGACGATCCGGCGGAGATCCAACCGCCGCATCCAGCCCTGCAATCGACCGGTCGACGCACGGCCCTGGCCAAGTGGATCGCCAGCGAAGACAACCCGCTGACGGCGCGGGTGATCGTCAACCGCGTCTGGCAACAACACTTTGGCCGCGGCTTGGTAGCCACGACCAGCGACTTCGGGCACTTGGGCACGCCTCCCTCGCACCCCGAGCTGCTGGACTGGCTGGCTCGCCGCTTTATGGCCGATGGCTGGAGCTTGAAAAACCTGCATCGCCTGATCCTGACCTCGGCTACTTACCGGCAGTCTTCCGAGCGGCCCATGGACGACACCCTGGCTACGCTCGACCCGCAAAACGAACTACTGTGGCGCATGAACCCACGTCGCCTGTCCGGCGAAGAAATCCACGACTGCGTGGTGGTCGCCTGCGGTGAAATGGGGCCGGGCAAGCGAGCCGTTTACAAAACGGTCAAACGCAATGCCCTCGATCCCCTGCTGGCCAGCTACGATTTCCCGGATCGTGTGGAAAGCCAAGGCGAACGCCATCGCACCACCACAGCCCCGCAATCGTTGCTGATGATGAACAGTCCGTGGGTGCATGAACGGGCCGCCAAGATGGGCGACAACCTGGGAGCGATGAGTTACGACTCGCTGATCACCACCGCCTACCAACGACTTTATTTCCGCGCCCCCAGCAACACGGAACTGCAGCAGGCGGTCGAGTTCTTAGAAGCGTTCCAGGCCACGGTAGAGATCCCCGATCAACCCGAGCAATTGGCAGCCTTACCCGATGGGCGGCCCGCGATCGCTCTGCAAGCCGAGCAAAAGACGTCCATCCAAGTCGCGCAAATCAAGTCATTGCAAGATCCCCAAGCCGAAGGGGACCTGACCATCGAAGCCACCGTGATGCTGGATTCGCTGTACTCCGATGCATCGGTTCGCACCATCGCAACCAACTGGAGCGGCAAGAACACCGAGCGGGGTTGGTCGCTGGGCGTCACCTCAACCAAGAGCGCCTTCAAACCGCGCAACCTGATCCTGCAGCTGATCGGTTCCCGTGACAAGCCCGACGGCAAACCGCAGTACGAAGTCGTGGCTTCCAACCTGCGTCTGGAATTGAACAAGCCCTATTACGTGGCGGTTTCGATCGACCTGGATGACCCTTCCGACAAAGGAATTACGTTCTATCTGCAAGACCTTTCTAAAAAAGACGCCCAGCCACAGGTCGCTCAGGTAGCCCACGAGGCTCGCTGGAACGTACAGCCCGACCGTCCGATCATGATTGGCGGACGTGGCAGCCACCATCATTGGGACGGCTTGATCCACAACGTGCGACTGCATCAAGCCGCACTCAGCCGCGAAGCGTTGCTTGAGCAACAAGCCGCGGAGTCGGATCTGTTGTTCGATATTCAGTTTGCCGACCGAGAACACTGGGGCTGGGATGCCTCGCCGCACCAGCGTCACGCTCGTGTCGGCAATACGCAATCCAGTTCGCCCGCCGACCGAGCACGCAGCGCCCTGTTGCACGCCCTGCTGTGTTCCAACGAAGTCATCTATATCGATTGA
- a CDS encoding potassium/proton antiporter: MNLFAQPSIDHLIFVTGILLLLGIASNKFSARLGVPVLFVFLMVGMLAGSEGIGGIEFEDYSLANGIGTVALCVILLDGGIRTSYSSIRSAWKPAGVLATVGVFITAILTGLAASWILELSILQGLLLGSIIGSTDASVVFSVLRGGGVEIRPRLASTLEVESGSNDPMAIFLTIGLVEVLSGQAALGPGLGVLFVQQMFFGATVGLGLGWAGGWLLGRSQLGAAGLYPVMATAFGLLSFGMAAELGGSGFLAVYLTGVVIGNQRPIFHRGILLFHDVMAWMCQILMFIALGLLSFPSRLLEAALPAMLISVVLIFVARPIAVFLCGLPFKYNRRELSFISWVGLKGAVPITLATFPMLAGLPSAAIIFDTVFFVVLVSALVQGWSLPLVAKWLAVDIPRRREPPVTLEISSLRNVDGDIVDYYVDEHCIAKGRKISELALPDGVVIALIVRDEEIIPPQGRSVLNAGDHVVVVLRPASRSMVDQVFSGEPHNRGELPQGIEFPLRGSIQVKDLERFYGITLCEDSGTLASFIRQRLGKAEVKVDAFVRCPPVAFRILELSDGGTIETLGMSIERVPEPENATPEHEPGSDTPSSEDTPSEDDDAAETASDPSHC, from the coding sequence TTGAACTTGTTCGCGCAGCCTTCGATCGATCATTTGATCTTTGTTACGGGGATCTTATTGCTGCTGGGGATTGCGTCTAACAAGTTCTCGGCCCGGCTGGGCGTGCCGGTGTTGTTTGTGTTTTTGATGGTGGGCATGCTGGCCGGTTCCGAAGGGATTGGCGGGATCGAGTTCGAAGACTACAGCCTGGCCAACGGAATCGGCACCGTGGCCTTGTGCGTGATCCTACTGGACGGCGGCATCCGCACCTCTTACAGCTCGATCCGTTCGGCTTGGAAACCGGCCGGTGTGCTGGCCACGGTGGGTGTGTTTATCACCGCCATTTTGACGGGGCTGGCCGCATCGTGGATTCTGGAACTATCGATACTGCAAGGGTTATTGCTGGGCAGCATCATCGGCTCGACCGATGCGTCGGTGGTGTTTTCGGTGTTGCGAGGCGGCGGGGTCGAGATCCGGCCGCGGCTGGCCAGCACGCTGGAGGTGGAGAGCGGCTCGAACGACCCGATGGCGATCTTCCTGACGATTGGATTGGTCGAAGTGTTGAGCGGGCAAGCGGCTCTGGGGCCGGGGCTGGGCGTGCTGTTCGTGCAACAGATGTTTTTCGGAGCCACGGTGGGACTGGGGCTGGGCTGGGCTGGCGGTTGGCTGCTGGGGCGCAGTCAGCTGGGGGCTGCGGGCTTGTATCCGGTGATGGCCACCGCGTTTGGGCTATTGTCCTTTGGAATGGCTGCGGAACTGGGAGGCAGCGGCTTCCTGGCGGTCTACCTGACCGGCGTGGTGATTGGCAATCAACGGCCCATCTTCCACCGAGGCATCCTGCTGTTCCATGACGTGATGGCCTGGATGTGCCAGATCCTGATGTTTATCGCCCTGGGGCTGCTGTCCTTTCCCAGTCGGTTGCTCGAGGCCGCTCTGCCGGCGATGTTGATCTCGGTCGTGCTGATCTTTGTGGCTCGCCCGATCGCGGTTTTTCTGTGTGGCTTGCCGTTTAAATACAATCGCCGCGAATTGTCATTCATTTCTTGGGTCGGACTTAAAGGCGCCGTACCGATCACCCTGGCGACGTTCCCGATGCTGGCCGGGTTGCCCAGTGCCGCAATTATTTTCGACACCGTGTTCTTCGTGGTGCTGGTGTCCGCTTTGGTGCAGGGCTGGAGCCTGCCGCTGGTCGCCAAGTGGCTGGCCGTCGATATCCCCCGGCGACGCGAACCACCGGTCACACTGGAGATTAGTTCACTGCGGAACGTGGATGGAGATATCGTGGACTATTATGTCGACGAGCACTGCATCGCCAAAGGCCGCAAGATCTCCGAGCTGGCGTTGCCCGACGGCGTGGTCATCGCCCTGATCGTCCGCGACGAGGAGATCATTCCGCCTCAAGGTCGCTCGGTCCTGAACGCCGGCGACCATGTAGTGGTGGTTTTGCGGCCGGCCTCGCGAAGCATGGTTGATCAAGTTTTCTCAGGCGAACCACATAATCGCGGCGAGCTGCCTCAAGGGATCGAATTTCCTTTGCGGGGCTCGATCCAAGTCAAAGACCTGGAACGTTTCTACGGTATCACCTTGTGCGAGGACTCGGGTACGCTGGCGAGCTTTATCCGCCAGCGACTGGGCAAAGCGGAAGTCAAAGTGGACGCCTTCGTCCGCTGCCCTCCGGTGGCCTTCCGCATTCTAGAGCTGTCCGACGGCGGCACGATCGAAACGCTGGGGATGTCGATCGAACGGGTGCCCGAACCGGAAAACGCAACGCCCGAACACGAGCCAGGTTCCGACACGCCTTCTTCCGAAGACACCCCGTCCGAGGACGATGACGCTGCGGAAACCGCCTCGGATCCGAGCCATTGCTAG
- a CDS encoding class I SAM-dependent methyltransferase, translating into MNLHDPRGLENKSTNEEIRQRFDADVERFTQLETGQSATIDAPLAMELITRAAVASTPRIARVLDIGCGAGNNTLKLRQVYSQDFDCDLLDLSGPMLERAEQRVREAGAGKIQTWHGDFRTAELPAGGFDVILAAAVLHHLRDTSDWETAFAKIFQLLKPSGSVWISDLVSHETEGVQGMMWQRYGDYLCELGGAEYRDKVFAYIDKEDSPRPVTYQLELLRRVGFRHVELLHKNSCFAAFGAIK; encoded by the coding sequence ATGAATCTTCATGATCCGAGAGGCTTGGAAAACAAGTCGACGAACGAGGAAATCCGACAGCGGTTTGACGCCGACGTCGAACGGTTCACTCAGCTGGAAACCGGGCAATCGGCGACCATCGACGCCCCGTTGGCGATGGAATTGATCACGCGAGCCGCCGTGGCGTCGACGCCCCGCATTGCCCGCGTGCTGGACATCGGCTGTGGGGCCGGCAACAACACGCTTAAATTGCGGCAGGTGTATAGCCAAGATTTTGATTGCGACCTGTTGGATTTGAGCGGACCGATGCTGGAGCGAGCGGAGCAGCGTGTGCGGGAAGCGGGCGCCGGCAAGATTCAAACTTGGCACGGCGATTTTCGTACCGCGGAGTTGCCCGCCGGCGGCTTTGACGTGATCCTAGCCGCCGCCGTACTGCACCATCTGCGTGACACGTCCGACTGGGAAACGGCCTTTGCAAAGATCTTTCAACTGCTCAAGCCGAGTGGCAGCGTGTGGATCAGCGACCTGGTATCGCACGAGACGGAGGGCGTTCAGGGCATGATGTGGCAGCGTTACGGTGACTACCTGTGCGAATTGGGCGGAGCGGAATACCGCGACAAGGTGTTTGCCTACATCGACAAAGAAGATTCGCCGCGGCCGGTGACGTATCAGTTGGAACTGCTGCGCCGCGTCGGATTCCGGCACGTCGAACTACTACACAAGAATTCGTGTTTCGCCGCCTTCGGAGCGATTAAATAG
- a CDS encoding phosphatidylinositol-specific phospholipase C/glycerophosphodiester phosphodiesterase family protein, which yields MKSFCRFTVLVVSGLSLVLSAGTLPAEEPAAEPLAQAHAHNDYFHARPLLDALDHGFTSVEADIFLHDDRLLVAHYQWQLKHARTLQALYLDPLRERVKAGKGSVHADGKPFYLLIDIKDGAEPTYAALTKVLAQYPEMISVVRDGKLEPKAVNVIISGSRPKQMMAAEKVRYAGIDGRWEDLDSDMPSHLMPLISDRWGKYFRWNGKGEISDAERERLVTAVNKAHDRGRRIRFWATPDTVPVWRVLQTAGVDAINTDDLDGLESFLRGQVAND from the coding sequence TTGAAATCATTTTGCAGATTTACCGTTCTCGTGGTATCGGGCTTGTCGCTGGTCTTGTCGGCCGGCACGTTGCCCGCGGAAGAACCCGCCGCCGAGCCGCTTGCTCAAGCTCATGCCCATAACGATTACTTCCACGCTCGCCCGTTGCTCGATGCTTTGGACCATGGATTTACCAGCGTCGAAGCCGACATCTTTTTGCATGACGACCGGCTGTTGGTGGCCCACTACCAATGGCAATTAAAACACGCCCGCACCCTGCAAGCCTTGTATCTGGATCCACTGCGAGAACGCGTGAAAGCCGGCAAGGGTAGCGTCCACGCCGATGGGAAGCCATTTTATCTGCTGATCGATATCAAGGACGGCGCGGAGCCGACCTATGCCGCGCTGACCAAGGTGTTGGCACAGTATCCCGAAATGATCTCGGTGGTCCGCGATGGCAAGCTGGAACCCAAGGCGGTCAACGTCATCATTTCCGGCAGTCGCCCCAAACAAATGATGGCAGCGGAAAAGGTGCGGTACGCCGGCATCGATGGCCGCTGGGAGGATTTGGACTCCGATATGCCAAGCCATCTGATGCCGTTGATCAGCGATCGCTGGGGCAAATACTTTCGCTGGAATGGCAAGGGCGAAATCAGCGATGCGGAACGGGAAAGGTTGGTCACCGCGGTAAACAAGGCTCACGATCGCGGCCGGCGAATTCGTTTTTGGGCGACGCCGGATACGGTTCCCGTGTGGCGTGTATTGCAGACTGCCGGCGTCGACGCGATCAATACCGACGACCTGGATGGCTTGGAGAGTTTTTTACGCGGCCAAGTCGCGAATGACTAA
- a CDS encoding DUF6493 family protein, producing MSDTQLQEILESGEQQRCVDFFRELPEPQRRALAPQTLAWYRQINRNSFLETKPGTFSMNPLLPTACVAVYATASFSELKKLGWSARPQGEVLFELLKDRRPDWLTPWVTTLLKDERYWVDWKLIRQLMAQGLIDKPDHPNYYLGMISGILGLFNSESTIEQALRDEPELFEDEVWKLFEYEGAGENSLANYDRFSRNQKWHDALLSCVQSGELPRDRLLTCSLDALALDFNHYRAKWFANFHDALEPSADEQREFAERYLQLLGNSAPNIVTWAFNKVETLSKKNVLGGRQLIDGLRPVLEAKAKGIVKKALQRISKAGQENVDTAHAASRAAISALAHEQPDVQAAAMDVIESWGDANDQDFVSQLSEYVDVVAPSLQKRLTSWLGSTPDLSAGDDASPDAAKAFDISQLRDIDPQQLELFRIPDMIESQQQGRVEIPAASFDGTDIPRLDSQQRVTPIQDLDELIEVCARVIEDDALVEDAERAIDAMARLCDQKPEDFVSRVGPVFKRATDKLKKDMAPFCGIGPADDLCGLIYAWCHGAVIETKKVKSHNHWCLAFEIDGETQSCFSENMNKALGFLSQRTLDVARRVASGTPTPLLSAPTHLGGWIDPQELVSRANAFSAGGSDAAPDTTDVCLALLRLAPEGRSEALAALTKSDGEWATAIRYGLGDDGVRIGKTPSLWIAAARCRSPWSDDPLVIKAFPDHGPDAGQAAAYSFICPTNKHKHTNVVIESEPPPPQPHDLSCVTVTLHAQRRIGRGLTYELGTAGGRTIGSVRWTAMVWLQARESYFAAAEATLADNIDWWEAQWQNKTLLEPLLDARTPLREMGMLLLTTALAAKDPGEHGLATDIAIAAIEDGRLGADNLGPMLTRLLPTGLIKPGRWQKQLAEVASVSTVHAAVVQAALQISVGDDPTSMPRDYAKLLDLLKELSIQLEQNITVDTCRDFLSQLKGSSKAAKIARQLLALEAGDAATSSRIMNEALQMRTEAVLRIGAGGTQ from the coding sequence GTGAGTGACACGCAGCTACAAGAGATTTTGGAAAGCGGCGAGCAACAACGGTGCGTCGATTTCTTCCGCGAACTGCCCGAACCGCAGCGCCGGGCCCTGGCACCGCAAACTCTGGCTTGGTATCGCCAGATCAACAGGAACAGCTTCCTCGAGACCAAGCCGGGAACGTTCTCGATGAATCCCCTGTTGCCGACGGCCTGCGTTGCTGTTTACGCCACGGCCTCGTTTTCGGAACTGAAGAAACTCGGCTGGTCGGCGCGACCGCAGGGCGAAGTGCTGTTTGAGCTACTGAAAGATCGACGGCCCGACTGGTTAACTCCATGGGTCACCACCCTGCTGAAAGACGAACGATACTGGGTGGATTGGAAACTGATCCGACAGCTGATGGCACAAGGCCTGATCGACAAGCCCGACCATCCGAACTACTACCTGGGTATGATCAGCGGGATCCTGGGACTGTTCAACAGCGAAAGCACCATCGAACAGGCGCTGCGAGACGAACCGGAATTGTTCGAGGACGAAGTTTGGAAGCTGTTCGAATACGAAGGTGCCGGGGAAAACAGCCTGGCGAATTACGATCGCTTCTCACGCAATCAGAAGTGGCACGACGCATTACTGTCCTGCGTCCAATCGGGCGAACTGCCACGCGACCGCTTGCTGACCTGTTCGCTGGACGCGCTCGCGTTGGACTTTAATCACTACCGCGCCAAATGGTTTGCCAACTTCCACGACGCCCTCGAGCCTTCGGCGGATGAACAACGCGAGTTCGCCGAACGTTACCTGCAGTTGCTCGGCAATTCAGCACCCAACATCGTCACCTGGGCGTTCAATAAAGTCGAAACGCTCAGCAAGAAAAACGTCCTGGGTGGTCGGCAGTTGATCGACGGTTTGCGTCCGGTGCTGGAAGCGAAAGCAAAGGGGATCGTCAAGAAAGCGTTGCAACGGATCTCCAAAGCGGGGCAGGAGAACGTCGACACTGCGCACGCGGCATCCCGAGCGGCGATAAGTGCGTTGGCTCATGAGCAGCCCGACGTGCAAGCCGCCGCAATGGACGTGATCGAATCGTGGGGAGATGCGAATGATCAAGACTTCGTGTCGCAGCTTTCCGAATATGTCGACGTCGTGGCGCCGTCCCTGCAAAAGCGATTGACGTCGTGGTTGGGTTCGACGCCGGACCTGTCAGCAGGCGACGACGCGTCTCCCGATGCCGCCAAAGCATTCGACATCTCTCAGCTCCGCGACATCGATCCCCAGCAATTGGAATTGTTTCGCATCCCAGATATGATCGAATCTCAACAGCAGGGCCGTGTAGAAATTCCCGCGGCCAGCTTCGACGGCACCGACATCCCGCGACTGGACTCGCAACAACGTGTTACGCCGATCCAAGACCTGGACGAATTGATCGAAGTCTGTGCGCGAGTGATTGAAGACGATGCGTTGGTCGAGGATGCGGAACGAGCTATCGACGCTATGGCCAGATTATGTGACCAAAAGCCGGAGGATTTCGTTTCCCGCGTGGGGCCAGTTTTTAAACGCGCCACCGATAAGCTAAAAAAAGACATGGCACCGTTCTGCGGCATTGGTCCGGCCGATGACTTGTGTGGTCTGATCTACGCTTGGTGCCACGGAGCGGTGATCGAAACCAAAAAGGTGAAGTCTCACAACCACTGGTGCCTTGCCTTCGAGATCGATGGCGAAACGCAAAGTTGCTTTTCGGAAAACATGAACAAGGCGCTCGGCTTCCTGTCGCAGCGGACGTTGGACGTCGCCCGTCGCGTGGCGAGCGGAACACCAACTCCATTGCTAAGTGCCCCGACGCATCTTGGTGGTTGGATCGATCCTCAAGAACTTGTCTCCCGCGCCAATGCCTTTTCCGCAGGCGGTTCCGACGCCGCACCCGACACAACGGATGTCTGCTTGGCCCTTTTGCGGCTTGCTCCCGAAGGGCGCAGTGAAGCGTTGGCCGCGTTGACGAAGTCCGACGGCGAGTGGGCCACTGCGATTCGCTACGGTCTCGGCGACGACGGGGTACGTATTGGCAAGACGCCGTCACTGTGGATTGCCGCGGCGCGTTGTCGAAGTCCATGGTCCGACGATCCCTTGGTCATCAAAGCCTTTCCCGATCACGGCCCCGACGCGGGACAAGCGGCCGCTTACTCGTTCATTTGCCCAACGAACAAGCACAAACACACCAACGTGGTGATCGAGTCCGAGCCGCCGCCACCGCAGCCGCACGACTTGTCCTGCGTGACCGTCACGCTGCACGCGCAGCGCCGCATCGGTCGCGGGTTGACCTATGAGCTGGGAACCGCCGGCGGCAGAACCATCGGTTCGGTGCGGTGGACCGCCATGGTCTGGCTACAAGCGCGAGAATCGTATTTCGCCGCGGCCGAAGCGACGCTGGCCGACAACATCGACTGGTGGGAAGCGCAGTGGCAGAACAAGACGTTATTGGAACCGTTGCTTGACGCCCGGACGCCGTTGCGTGAGATGGGGATGCTGCTGCTGACAACGGCCCTCGCGGCCAAAGATCCCGGCGAACACGGTTTGGCGACCGACATCGCTATTGCTGCCATCGAAGACGGTCGATTGGGGGCGGACAACTTGGGGCCGATGCTGACAAGGCTGTTACCAACGGGCCTGATCAAACCCGGGCGATGGCAGAAGCAACTGGCCGAAGTCGCCTCGGTCTCGACCGTGCACGCGGCGGTTGTCCAAGCCGCGCTGCAAATCAGTGTCGGCGACGATCCCACCAGCATGCCGCGCGACTACGCCAAACTGCTCGACCTGCTGAAAGAACTGTCCATCCAATTGGAGCAGAACATCACGGTGGATACCTGCCGCGATTTTTTAAGCCAACTCAAAGGCTCCAGCAAAGCCGCCAAAATCGCTCGCCAGTTGTTGGCCTTGGAAGCCGGCGATGCGGCAACTTCAAGCCGCATCATGAACGAAGCTCTACAGATGCGGACGGAAGCCGTGTTGCGGATCGGTGCCGGGGGGACGCAATGA
- a CDS encoding SWIM zinc finger family protein encodes MSALALDYRYRYLQPSQLAPARRESSTHALQLATFSASQEPHPYFFTGQLANPKRTAQMLRGLMQIVRARFHVPAAMLEGILMLADPVVTCSDARLRFEGFSSCCGVYARVDLLPDALHGETFGRGTTNVDFNEPMLNALATVRDTDDVSISVGSDRVALSKNSETVVEKQVQLPFRWLKGLVEVQACQARMQLVHEVAGLQARRFFKSLPRMNTSRRETFIVAAGKGLRLSQVAAPQAVRVGGLQRLQVLEGLASQARLLRIYTDAITGASGWELIFEDSRFHLVISPEVWRGFSGEGQALQSLASSNFHDATSAIHAQLKWQAVIDIEHLAKRVDYPRDIIRGALTVLGSRGLVGYDLGAAAYFHRELPFDLSQVEKLQPRLKNARKLIAENKVRVGKQSAEQTEVFVTGSGVEHRVCLTADTAKCTCPWYAKHGSTRGPCKHILAARTLLEEDAGE; translated from the coding sequence GTGAGCGCACTGGCACTCGACTACCGCTACCGGTATTTGCAACCTTCGCAACTTGCACCAGCACGTCGGGAGAGCTCGACGCATGCGCTGCAGTTGGCGACATTTTCCGCTAGTCAGGAGCCGCATCCGTATTTCTTTACCGGACAACTGGCCAACCCGAAACGGACGGCCCAGATGTTGCGTGGGCTGATGCAAATCGTCCGCGCCCGCTTCCACGTTCCAGCCGCCATGCTGGAAGGGATCCTGATGCTGGCCGATCCGGTGGTCACTTGCAGCGACGCTAGGCTCCGTTTCGAAGGTTTTTCCAGTTGCTGCGGCGTGTATGCCCGCGTGGATTTGCTTCCCGACGCATTGCACGGAGAAACGTTCGGCCGCGGCACAACCAACGTCGACTTTAATGAACCGATGCTGAATGCGTTGGCGACTGTGCGTGACACCGACGACGTCTCGATTTCGGTTGGCTCGGATCGCGTCGCCTTGTCCAAAAACAGCGAGACCGTGGTTGAGAAACAGGTTCAATTACCATTCCGCTGGTTGAAGGGACTGGTCGAAGTTCAAGCCTGTCAGGCTCGCATGCAGCTGGTTCACGAAGTCGCCGGCCTGCAGGCTCGCCGCTTCTTCAAGTCGCTGCCACGGATGAACACCAGTCGCCGCGAGACGTTTATTGTTGCGGCCGGCAAAGGATTACGGCTAAGCCAGGTGGCTGCCCCACAAGCCGTACGCGTGGGCGGACTGCAGCGACTGCAGGTGCTGGAAGGCTTGGCTTCGCAAGCTCGCTTGCTGCGGATTTATACCGACGCGATAACCGGAGCGTCGGGGTGGGAACTGATTTTCGAGGACTCCCGATTTCATTTGGTGATTAGTCCCGAAGTCTGGCGTGGTTTTTCTGGAGAAGGACAGGCGCTGCAGTCACTGGCGTCGTCCAACTTCCACGATGCCACCTCCGCCATTCACGCTCAGTTAAAATGGCAAGCGGTCATCGACATCGAGCACCTGGCCAAGCGAGTCGACTACCCACGGGACATCATTCGCGGTGCCTTGACGGTGCTCGGTTCACGCGGCTTGGTCGGTTATGATTTGGGCGCAGCAGCGTACTTTCATCGCGAACTGCCTTTCGATTTATCTCAAGTCGAAAAGCTTCAACCTCGCTTGAAAAACGCTCGCAAGCTGATCGCGGAAAATAAGGTGCGTGTGGGAAAACAATCCGCCGAACAGACCGAAGTATTCGTGACCGGCAGCGGGGTCGAACACCGTGTGTGCTTAACCGCCGACACCGCCAAATGCACCTGCCCGTGGTACGCAAAACATGGATCGACTCGCGGGCCTTGTAAACACATCCTGGCCGCACGCACGCTGTTGGAGGAAGACGCCGGTGAGTGA